A window of Glycine soja cultivar W05 chromosome 13, ASM419377v2, whole genome shotgun sequence genomic DNA:
TCAGCATAGATGTGTTGATGTGACAATACAGTGGAGTGCtatgtaatatatatgtttgttaAATATTGAATGTTAAGTTATCATATGAAccaaaaattgacaatcaaaacagtgaagaaatcaaattagtaaaaaacaaaatagaggaACAAAATTTACAAGATCAAGAAAGTAGAGGGACCAAAGGCCTTTGAACTTTGAATAAGGAGTTGGAGTAGCACACCACTGTGGCAGTGTCACGAGCCTATCACTCCTTTAAGGGTAGTGGCTATATCCATGATTTGGTGTGCACGCCAATCCGAGACACACACTAACTTACAAAGCTAAAATTCCTAAGATACAAAGCTAAAATTCCTAAGATATCATCATCCACACATGGACCTTAGCATATAGTGGCAAAGTAGCAGTCCTTGTACGTATGTGTTTGCTTGTCTCCTCAGCACCTTACACCATTTCACATCTTGCTGTGATATAAGCTCTCATCATTACAAATACAACTTTACCCTTCATTGTGATTTATGCAGTCCCCCACATCACCTACAAGAGTATCATTTCCCTCTTTCACAATAGCCACTTTCTCCTAGTGATATATAGCAAGGTCTAACAATTCTAGCTAATAACTTAACTCAATTCAACTCAAACCAACATCACCAACAAGGTTCAAAATATGGAGATGAAGAGAGAAATTACCAAGGAGGAAGAGCACAAGGAGGATAGCATGCACACTATAGTGTTCACAGCAGGTACATTTCTTCTGATGGTGTGTCTAAAGCACTTTCTAGTTGAGCAGTGGCGTGCTTGGGTGTTCCTCATCCTCAATGTCATTTTGTTAGCTATCCTATTCATGTCTCTGAGGCCAGCCAAGTTGGAGGAGGATCACAGTTCAGAAAGTGAAAGCAGTGTTGAAGAAGTGAAAAGTGAcaataaattagagaaaaagTGGCCAAGTGGGGGGTCTCAAGAAGAAactgaaaaaggaaaagattgcTACATAAAACAATgttgtagtagtagtagtagtaccTATGCTCTTGTTGAGAATGAAAGAGAAGAtgatgaggaagaggaagaggaggaggaggaagagcaGGTTCCAGTGCTGTCCAAGGAGGAATTGAATGAGAGGGTGGAAGCTTTCATTGCAATGTTTAGGCAGCATTTGATCTCTGATGTCAAACAAGCTGAAAGTTTCAGGCTCCACAAGATTGAAGTGTCTTGCTGTTGAGGCTTGTGTTCTAAAAACAGctacaaattttgtttttgtttttttgtttttatttcttctaaatGATTAAGTATGTTCTTCACTGCTATATTGTTTGGATTGATCATTTGCTGGCCTCTTGTTCACATTATCTTGATTCCTTTTATTACTGATAATCTAATCAGTGCTGAAAATTGTTCATTTACAGCAGATATTTTGTTGTGCTTCCTCTGCATTttgccaatatttttttttttgagtgacaaTGACATTGATGAGTTTTGAATCTAGAAATTATCCAAACTTATTATCACTGGACCAATATCCCACCTCGAGAAACTTAAAATCTAGTACACATTTAACAATAAACAATATGCTCTCATCTCTAGTTGTGCTTTGATCTCATACACAATCTTATCTCTTTCTAGGATAACTGCTTCTATTCCTactttttatctaataaaaggGTATTTCTCTCAAATCCCCATGCATTGGTTTAAGAGGTTTTATTTAGGTGAAAGAGAAATctggaataaaattttaaacttaatgTGTCTTCCAAAGTAACAAGAATCTCTTTGCTTGCAAAAGTGTACTGTGACAGTAGAGTATTGACTGAAAAGTCTGAAATCAGTATAAGAATAGTTAATCATTTTCTcagtctcactttttttttcaccctcatCTTCATATCTGTTGAAAAAAGTTTTTGGTTCTGATCTTTGTCTAGTAATTTGAaactttataataattagtaCAAAGAGGTTGTAAAAACACTAGACTATTGAGAAAGAAACATTTTACTCGGTCTTATTGTCAATTCTCCTAAAAGAAAAcgatttcatttttcttttgtatttccTTCAAAGCATCCTTGTTTAGAGTTCACTGGTCTCCAACCAGTAGGATAAATTCCAAGGTCTAAACAAACATTTCTTGACATTCACCTCTTTATTTGTTTCTACCCTTGACCATATATTTC
This region includes:
- the LOC114381987 gene encoding uncharacterized protein LOC114381987, which gives rise to MEMKREITKEEEHKEDSMHTIVFTAGTFLLMVCLKHFLVEQWRAWVFLILNVILLAILFMSLRPAKLEEDHSSESESSVEEVKSDNKLEKKWPSGGSQEETEKGKDCYIKQCCSSSSSTYALVENEREDDEEEEEEEEEEQVPVLSKEELNERVEAFIAMFRQHLISDVKQAESFRLHKIEVSCC